The sequence ATTTGCTTCCCTCGACCTGTCTGCTTCATGCCCGACGCCTCATCCTGGATTGTTCTGAAGTTCGGTGGTACGAGCGTTTCCACGCCGGACCGCTGGAAAACCATCGCCCACATTGCTCGACGCTATCGCGATGATGGAGTCCGCCCTCTCCTCGTGTGCTCGGCATTGTCCGGTATTTCCGACAAGCTGGAGATGCTTGCCGATCCCGATGCGGAGGCGGCGCCGGACGATGTACTGGCTGCCATCCGAACTCAACACCTGGAATTGGCGGAGCGCATCGGCGTGGATGGCGAGACCACGCTCGGTGCTAGTTTCGCTGTGCTCGAGGAACGAGTTGAGGCAGTGAACGCGTCCGGCCGAATCCACCCGCAGCAGCACGCGGAGATTTTGGCCATGGGCGAGCTCATGTCCACGCGACTCGGAAGCGCCTTCCTCGCTACGCAGGGCCTCACACCGCACTGGATGGATGCGCGAGAGGTCCTGCGGGCTGAGGATGAAGCCCACGTGGCTCCGGCCCGACGCTATTTGTCGGCAACCTGCGCCGCGTATCCCGACGGTGTCCTCCAGAACCACCTCGACGGCCAGGACGCCGACGTTTTCATCACGCAGGGCTTTATCGCGAGCAATCCCGTGGGCGAAACGGTTCTCCTCGGCCGCGGAGGGTCGGATACATCCGCCGCGTATTTCGCCGCCAAGCTCGAAGCAGAGCGGCTCGAAATCTGGACGGATGTCCCGGGCATGTTCACCTCGAACCCGCGCGACATCCCGTCGGCTCGCCTCCTGAGGCAACTCACGTACGCCGAAGCCCAGGAGCTGGCGACGATGGGAGCGACGGTCCTCCACCCGCGCTGCCTCGCGCCCGTTCGGCGATATCAGATCCCGCTCCACGTCCGCTCGACGGACGCACCAGACCTGGAGGGAACGGTCGTTTCAGATGCCGTGCCGCACGACGGTCCTGAAGTCAAAGCCATCTCGTCGAAAGATGGAGTCACCGTCGTCTCGATGGAGACGCTTGGCATGTGGCAACAGGTCGGATTTCTGGCCGACGTCTTCCAGATTTTCAAGCACCACGGACTCTCGGTCGACCTCGTGGCCACATCCGAGGCCAACGTCACGGTCACGCTCGATCCGATGGCGAATGCGCTCGACCCGGACGTGCTCGACCGGCTCCTTCACGACCTCAGCGCGTACTGCGAGCCGAAAATCATCGAGTCGTGTGCGGTGGTGAGCCTCGTCGGCCGTCACATTCGTTCGATGCTGCACGAGCTCGGCCCGGCCTTCGAGGTCTTTGACGAACAGAACGTACATCTCGTATCGCAGGCTGCCTCGGATCTCAACTTCGGCTTCGTCGTCGACGAGGACCAGGCCGAACGCCTCGTGCGACAACTCCACAGGCAGCTCTTCGCCACTCGAGCCCCGGACGCGACGTTTGGACCGAGCTGGCAGGAACTCTTTGACGCCGAGCCCTCGAAGACGAGCGGCGCCTGGTGGCGCGATCGTCGCGATGAGCTGCTCTCGATCGTGAAAGCATCCGGAGAGCCGTCGTACGTCTACGACGAGGACACGCTGCGACGAAACGCACGCCACGTCCGACGCCTCGGCGCACTCGACCGGACCTACTACGCGGTCAAGGCCAACCCGCACCCGCGTGTGCTGGAAATTCTGGCTAACGAGGGCATCGCCTTCGAGTGTGTCTCGCCTGGTGAAGTGCAGCGGGTACGTGAGGTACTGCCCGATCTACCGGCGGATCGCATCCTCTTTCAGCCCAACTTTGCGGCGATCCACGAATACGCGGACGCATTCGACGAAGGCGTCCACGTGACGCTCGACAATGTCGAGCCGCTCGCGCGGCACCCGGAGGTCTTTGCCGAGCAGGATCTGTTCGTGCGCGTTGATCCCGGCCGGGGTCACGGGCATCATCGCCACGTCCGAACGGCCGGGGCCCAGTCCAAATTCGGCATCGTCCCAGACGAACTGCCCCGCCTCCGCCGCCTCGCCAACCAATGCAACTGCACGGTCCGCGGACTGCACGTTCACGTCGGCAGCGGCATCACAGATGCCGGCACGTGGCCGGATATCGCCGGTTTCCTGGCGTCGCTTGCCGCCGACTTCCCCAATGTACGGACGCTCAACGTGGGCGGCGGGCTCGGCGTACCCGAACGCCCGAACGCAACCCCGCTCGACCTCGGCATTCTGGACAAGCGCCTCAGCGAGTTCAAACAGCAGCATGCGTACGATCTCTGGATGGAACCCGGTCGCTTCCTCGTTGCCGAGGCGGGCGTCATGCTCGCGCCGGTGACCCAGACGAAATCGAAAGGTTCAGTCCACTACGTCGGACTCGGAACGGGCATGAACAGCCTCATCCGTCCGGCACTCTACGGCTCGTACCACGAGATCGTGAACCTGTCGCGCCTGGGCGAACCGCTCTCTATGACCGCGGACGTGGTGGGACCTATCTGCGAGAGTGGCGATGTCCTCGGCCGCAGCCGCCGACTACCAGACACCATGCCGGGCGACATCATCCTCATCGCAACGGCCGGAGCCTACGGCGCGAGCATGAGCAACCACTACAACCTCCGTACGCCGGCGCGGGAAACCATCCTCGAGACGGTTTCGGCCTGATCATGCATTTTCCAACAGCGGCACGCTGCTCGAACGGAGCAGAACGCCATCCGGTCGAAGACGAATCCTCCCGTCATCCACTCGATGCTTTCTTTCGGCGCGTCGAAAGACCAAAGGGCAGGTAGATCGGGCAGGAACCGACGCTGCTGGTCAGTATGAAGGCAATCGCGATAATGCCGAGGATGGTGGCGGTCAGACCGGAGATCTGACCGGTAACGTAGAGCACACCGATCAGCACGGCGATGCTCACGCGAATGATTCGGTCGAGGGTACCCATGTTCTTTTTCATAACAATCGGCCTTCCGTGGGTGAGAAAAGATGGACTCGTATCACACCGTCATTATACGAGGCTTTCGACGCCACGATCTGTGATCTGTGTCACATAGACAACGTCGCGGGCCCGCTGTACCCTATGACCGACTCTGACGCTTAAGAGTTGCAGCGTTGATTTCCATTCTCTAGCATCTACGCTCCGCACCGCAGCCCTCATTCGCTCTGGCGAACGAATTGACGCATGAGGCGTGCGAGGTGGATGCCTCTCCTGCTCTGCCTCCCGGACGCTTCCTTCTCCCTGTGGTCGATAGCTACTTTACGTTGCGCGCCCTCGTCCGTGAATGGCAAACGGACCTCATCGGCACGACCATCATCGACGCGTACTCGCAGTCGAAAAATGAGCTGACGCTCGCCATGGCCGATGGAAAAAACGAGTGGATGCTGCGAAGCTCGATCCAGCGGCCGATGATCTTCATCTTCCGCACGGACCGCTACTCCAAAGCGCGCAGGAACGTCGCCACCCTCTTCCCAGACGCCTCCGACCGGAAGATCACGGATGTCAGAATCGCCGATCGCGACCGGATGCTCTACCTCGACCTGGAGGGTGGATACCGGTTTCAGTGGCAACTCTTCGGGGCCCGCGCCAACGCGTTTCTGATCGACGAAAACGACAGGACCGCCGAAGCCTTCCAGAATGACGAGAAATATTCGGGGGACGAGGCACCCAGTCCACGAGCCGCTCCCATGCCGGAGACGTTCGCCGACTTCGAGGATCGCTGGCGCACCAATAGAAACTCGACGCGGCAGGCGATCCAGTCGGCCGTGCCTCTCTTCGGCCGGCTCCCAGCGCAGGAAACGGTTTTCCGCGCGGGCGTCGAGACAGACGACCCGGCCGACACAACCGAAGACGAACGCCGGGCTCTCTTCGACGCGTCGCAGGACCTGATTGCCGACTTCGAGAACCCGTTGCCCGTCATCTACGGCAGCGGACAGTTCCCCGACGCGTTCGCCCTCGCCCCGATGCACCATCTAGACGCGAATGGCGCCAAATCGGAGACCTTCGACACCGTCGATCACGCGGTGGCTTCGTTCGTGAAACGGAAGCTGGCCGAACGGCACTACCACCGGCTGTACGACTCGCTCGAGAACGCACTCCGCGAAGCCGCCGAGCATTACCGCGAGAGCGCGGACCGCATGCTGGAGGAGCTCTCGAATGAAAGCCGAGCCGACCGCTATGAGCGCTGGGGACACCTTCTGATGGCGCAGCAGAACGCCGTCGATCCGGGCGACGAGGAGGTCACTCTGCCGGATCTGTTCGAGGATGGACAACCGGTCACCATTCCGCTCGACCCCGCGAAGTCGGTCGTCGAGAACGCCCAATATTACTACGCTCGCGCCCGGCGAACCCGGCGATCTCGAGAGGAAGCCGAGTCCCGTCTGGAGGAGACGATGGAGCGGGCCGAGCAGGCGAAGGCCCTCCACGATGAGATTTCGGAGATCGACACGCTCAGCGGCATAAAGGACTTTCGCAAGGAGCGGGAGGCGGATGTCGCGCCGTTCGTCGATCGCCAGGACACGAACGTCGATACCTTTCCCTTTCGGCGCTTTGATCTGGGCGACGGCTTCGAGGTGTGGGTGGGCAAAAATGCACGGCAAAACGACGAACTCACCTTCCACGTGGCGCAGAAATACGACCTGTGGATGCACGCTCGCGGCGTTCCGGGCTCCCACACGGTCTTGCACCTACCCAACCGCGATGCCGAACCCGGACGGCGCCGAAAGCACGTCGCCGCATCGATCGCCGCCTACTATAGCAAGGCGCGCGGCAGCGGCCTCGTGCCGGTCATGATGACGCGACGCAAGTACGTCCGCAGCCCCAAAGGTGCCGCACCGGGGGCGGTACGGGTTGATCGGGAAGAGGTGCTCCTCGTCGAGCCAGGACTTCCTTAGGGTTCAGGGTTCAACGTTCAGGGTTCAACGTTCAAGACAAACCACCGTCGCACGGCCGTGCGACGGTGGTTTGATACGTTCATAATCTGCTTGGCGGATGGATCACGAGAAAAACTGAGTGCTAAGGTTCACGTCCCAGGTCATCGTTCGCCACGGACGCAGTCGACACGGTGAGCGACATCCACGACGTCTCACTGTTGTGATCGTCGAGAGGACCGACCGTCGGGACGTCCGTTCCCTTGGGTGGCCGGCAACTGTCCGCCAAACAGATTCTCACCAACCAACGAGTTAACGTCACGTCCAACGGTTCAACGGTACAACGTCTTAACGACCCAACATCTCAACTCACAATCCACAATCCACCATTCACAGTCGACCATAAAGAACAGAACGCGAGGCCTGAATCTTGCGTAATCACTGTGCGGAATCTCCCTCTATTTTGCCAGTTGCTCTTTTCTGAATGACCGTTAGCAAGCGCCTTATTTACGTTGCGGCCGGGCTCGTTGGGCTCGCCGCTCTCCTTGCCGGAATCGGCGCGTGGATCGTCTTCGGCCCGAACACCCCGGCATACGAGGGCGAACGCACGGTCACAATTCCCCAGCGGGATTTCGACGCAGCCGTGGACTCCCTCGATGCCGCCGGTCTGCTAGCGTCGGAGTCGACGTTTCGCCTGGTTGCGAACGCTACCGGCTGGGACCAGCAGATCAAGCCGGGCCACTACGCCTTCGCCTCGGGCGTCTCATCGTACGACATCCTCGACACGATCCGGAAAGGACTGCAAACGCCGGTCCGCGTAACCATTCCGCCCGGGCGTGGTCCCCGCATCGTGGCCGCGGTGATGGGGCGCAACCTGAAGTTCTCGAAGGATGACTTCCTCTCCACGCTTCACGACAGCACCCTTGCGCGCGAGCTCGACGTAGACCCGGGTCATCTCTTCGGATACATGCTTCCGGCGACCTACGAGTTCTACTGGCAGACGCCCGCAGATGAGATCGTCCGGCGCGTCAAACAACACTTCGACGCGTTCTACCAACGCGAGCTGGCCGATGCCGCAGCCGATGTCGGACTCACGAAGCTCGAGGTGCTAACGCTCGCATCCATCGTGGAATGGGAGGCGTACGTCGAGGAGGAAAAGAAAACGATCGCCGGCGTCTACATGAATCGTCTCGAGGATCAATGGCCGCTGCAGGCCGACCCGACGATTCAGTACGTGCTCATCGATACGAAGGGAAGCCGCACGAGCCGCGTGCTGTACGAACACCTCGAAATTGAGCACCCGTACAACACATACATCAACGGCGGCCTGCCGCCCGGACCGATCACCAATCCGGCACGATCTACCCTTCGGGCGGCGGCCAGCCCGGAATCGCACAACTACTACTTCTTTGCTGCGGACGGCTCGGGCGGACACCGGTTCAGCCGAACGCTCCGCGAGCACAACCAGGCGGCCCGAGAATACCACAGGAAGCTGGACGAGTGGGAGCGCGAGCGGGAAGAACAGGAAGAATAGTCGACCCCCCACTGCGCGCAATCCGTGGCTACAAGTGTCGAAACGTGCGCGCACCCCAATCAAAAGCACCGCCGCCCCTGACCAGGACGACGGTGCCGCGACGTGTATCGGTTGTTTGCTTCTGAGGCGTGTCGCTAGAATTTAAACGTCATGCCGAGCATGAACAGGTTGCGCACCAGGTCTTGCTGAATGGTCGGCGGCGCATACACTGCAGTGTCGAGCGGCGGCTGGACGTTGCCGAGATTACCAGTCGCGGTCGTATTGTACGGTTGAAACGAATCGTCCATCCGCTCCTGCATCCAGCCCACATCAATGCGAAACTGATCGTTGACCGCGTAGCCGAGTCCGCCGGACACATACAGCCGGTCCCGTTCCGTCGAGTTAGCGACCGCACGTCCTTCGCGCGGATCCGGACGGTAGGCCAGTCCACCTCGAAGGGCCAACCCCTGCTCCAGTCGGTACTCCACGCCACCGCGCAGGTTAAAGACGTACGAGTAGTTGTCGTCGATAGCGTCCTGGATCGAGGCAACGCCAAACGCAGGACCCGTCGTCGCCTCATCGACATCGAGTTGCGACCAGTCCACAAACTCGACATCAGCGCTCAGCAGAAGGTTGTCGGTGTC comes from Longibacter salinarum and encodes:
- a CDS encoding bifunctional aspartate kinase/diaminopimelate decarboxylase; this translates as MPDASSWIVLKFGGTSVSTPDRWKTIAHIARRYRDDGVRPLLVCSALSGISDKLEMLADPDAEAAPDDVLAAIRTQHLELAERIGVDGETTLGASFAVLEERVEAVNASGRIHPQQHAEILAMGELMSTRLGSAFLATQGLTPHWMDAREVLRAEDEAHVAPARRYLSATCAAYPDGVLQNHLDGQDADVFITQGFIASNPVGETVLLGRGGSDTSAAYFAAKLEAERLEIWTDVPGMFTSNPRDIPSARLLRQLTYAEAQELATMGATVLHPRCLAPVRRYQIPLHVRSTDAPDLEGTVVSDAVPHDGPEVKAISSKDGVTVVSMETLGMWQQVGFLADVFQIFKHHGLSVDLVATSEANVTVTLDPMANALDPDVLDRLLHDLSAYCEPKIIESCAVVSLVGRHIRSMLHELGPAFEVFDEQNVHLVSQAASDLNFGFVVDEDQAERLVRQLHRQLFATRAPDATFGPSWQELFDAEPSKTSGAWWRDRRDELLSIVKASGEPSYVYDEDTLRRNARHVRRLGALDRTYYAVKANPHPRVLEILANEGIAFECVSPGEVQRVREVLPDLPADRILFQPNFAAIHEYADAFDEGVHVTLDNVEPLARHPEVFAEQDLFVRVDPGRGHGHHRHVRTAGAQSKFGIVPDELPRLRRLANQCNCTVRGLHVHVGSGITDAGTWPDIAGFLASLAADFPNVRTLNVGGGLGVPERPNATPLDLGILDKRLSEFKQQHAYDLWMEPGRFLVAEAGVMLAPVTQTKSKGSVHYVGLGTGMNSLIRPALYGSYHEIVNLSRLGEPLSMTADVVGPICESGDVLGRSRRLPDTMPGDIILIATAGAYGASMSNHYNLRTPARETILETVSA
- a CDS encoding YgaP family membrane protein, whose translation is MGTLDRIIRVSIAVLIGVLYVTGQISGLTATILGIIAIAFILTSSVGSCPIYLPFGLSTRRKKASSG
- a CDS encoding Rqc2 family fibronectin-binding protein, with amino-acid sequence MDASPALPPGRFLLPVVDSYFTLRALVREWQTDLIGTTIIDAYSQSKNELTLAMADGKNEWMLRSSIQRPMIFIFRTDRYSKARRNVATLFPDASDRKITDVRIADRDRMLYLDLEGGYRFQWQLFGARANAFLIDENDRTAEAFQNDEKYSGDEAPSPRAAPMPETFADFEDRWRTNRNSTRQAIQSAVPLFGRLPAQETVFRAGVETDDPADTTEDERRALFDASQDLIADFENPLPVIYGSGQFPDAFALAPMHHLDANGAKSETFDTVDHAVASFVKRKLAERHYHRLYDSLENALREAAEHYRESADRMLEELSNESRADRYERWGHLLMAQQNAVDPGDEEVTLPDLFEDGQPVTIPLDPAKSVVENAQYYYARARRTRRSREEAESRLEETMERAEQAKALHDEISEIDTLSGIKDFRKEREADVAPFVDRQDTNVDTFPFRRFDLGDGFEVWVGKNARQNDELTFHVAQKYDLWMHARGVPGSHTVLHLPNRDAEPGRRRKHVAASIAAYYSKARGSGLVPVMMTRRKYVRSPKGAAPGAVRVDREEVLLVEPGLP
- the mltG gene encoding endolytic transglycosylase MltG, producing the protein MTVSKRLIYVAAGLVGLAALLAGIGAWIVFGPNTPAYEGERTVTIPQRDFDAAVDSLDAAGLLASESTFRLVANATGWDQQIKPGHYAFASGVSSYDILDTIRKGLQTPVRVTIPPGRGPRIVAAVMGRNLKFSKDDFLSTLHDSTLARELDVDPGHLFGYMLPATYEFYWQTPADEIVRRVKQHFDAFYQRELADAAADVGLTKLEVLTLASIVEWEAYVEEEKKTIAGVYMNRLEDQWPLQADPTIQYVLIDTKGSRTSRVLYEHLEIEHPYNTYINGGLPPGPITNPARSTLRAAASPESHNYYFFAADGSGGHRFSRTLREHNQAAREYHRKLDEWEREREEQEE